A stretch of DNA from Acidobacteriota bacterium:
GTGCGCAGGAACGTCGGGCGCATCGTCTGCGCCTGCTCGCGTATCAGCGTGCTCAGCGACGGACCCGCCGCGCGCTCGTCAGCCGACGCCGGCGTGGCCACCACCCCTGCGAGAAGAAGTCCCCAAGCGATCTGCCTCATAACGCTCCCTTGTCTCGGCCGGGATCCCGAAGGCCCGGATGGGTTCACTGTCGGCAGAGAGAAGAGCAAGATGACGACCAACCCGGCCGGCGCCGGAATGATCGTGACTTCAGCCCGATGAACAGGGCTCGAAGTGCCACTCAGAGCGGCCAGCGTGCGAGCCGGCCCTAGGCTCGCCAAATCGACATAAATGTTCATGTCGAGATTGGCTTCCACACGGATGTGGAGCAGCGCCCCTAGCGGATCGGCGAGGCCGGACGCCGATCCAGACGTACGGCGGAAACGGTGGCCTCCGCGGGTGCGGGCAGCGACAGGAATGTGTACTGAACGGTCCGTTCGACAGGATTGTGGAAGGTGGAGCGGCGACGCGGGACGACGCCGGCGCGTCAGCCCTTGAAGCGGTCGCGATCGATGCCCAGCCGCTTGACCTTGTAGCTGATGATCCGCTCCGTCGAGTGCAGCAGCTTGGCGGCCTTGGAGCAGTTGCCACGGGCGCTCTTCAGCGCGTCCTGGATGAGCGTCTTCTCGTAGGCGGCCACGGCATCCGCGAGCGAAACGTCGCCGATCGTCCCCGAGGCCTCCGCCGTCTGGAGCGTGGGCGGCAGGTGGTGAGGGTGCACCACGTTGCCGTCGCAGACGAGCACGGCACGCTCGATCGCGTTCTCGAGCTCCCGCACGTTGCCCGGCCAGTGATAGCTCATCAGCATGTCGATCGCCGGCGTGGAGATCCGCTTGATCTGATGGCCGTGCTCGATCGAGTACTTCTCGAGGAAGTGATCCACGAGCAGGAGGATGTCGGGCTTGCGCTCGCGCAGCGGCGGCACGTAAATCGTGAAGACGTTCAGCCGGTAGTGCAGATCCTCGCGGAACGTCCCGGCCGCGATCGCCTTCTCGAGGTCCTGGTTCGTCGCGGCGATCAGCCGCACGTTGACCTTCACCGGGTCCGTGCCGCCGAGCCGCTCGAACTCGCGCTCCTGGAGCACGCGCAGCAGCTTCACCTGGGTCGAGAGGTTCACGTCGCCGATCTCGTCCAGGAAGAGCGTGCCGCCGTCGGCCATCTCGAAGCGGCCCTTCTTGCGGGCCTGCGCGCCCGTGAACGCGCCCTTCTCGTACCCGAACAGCTCGGACTCGATCAGCGAGTCGGGCAGCGCCGCGCAGCTCACCTTGACGAACGGCTTCTTCGCGCGCGGCGAGCTGTAGTGGATCGCGTGCGCGATGAGCTCCTTGCCGGTGCCGGACTCGCCGCGAATCAGCACCGTCGTGTTCGCGCGGGCGACCCGGGCGATCTGCTCGTACACCTGGCGCATCGGCCCGCTCGTCCCGACGATCCGGGAGAAGTCGTAGCGCTCGCGCAGCTCCTCGCGCAGGTGGATGTTCTCCTCGAGCAGCCGCTGCCGCTCCGCGTCGACCAGCCGCTCGACGCGGACGGCCAGCGCGATCATCGTGGCGACGAGCTTCAGCAGGCGGACATGGTGGTCGTAGTCCCGCTGACGGCGGAACGGGAAGTCCACGAGCAGCGCGCCGACCGTCTTCCGGTTGATCTGGATCGGCACGGCGATGAAGCTCTCGTCGCGGCGATCGAGGTCGGCGCGCGACGTGCGATCGCGGAACATGGGCTCGCGGCTCACCTGCGGCACCACCACCGGCTTGCCGCTCTCGACGACGCGAGCCGTGACACCGTCGTGCAGGCCGTAGCGCAGCCCCGACCGATCCACCGTCGCGCCATGCGCGGCGTCGATCTGCAGTTGTCCCGACGGGCTCAGCAGCGCCACCGCCCCGCGGAGGATCCCCTGCTGGCGTTCGAGGATCTCCAGCACGCGGACGAGGGCGGACCGCAGCCCCAGGGTCCCGGAGAGCGCCTGGCTGATCTCGGTCAGGCCGTGCACCTGCCGGATGTCGCCCGTCGCGTCGGCCGGCTCGCCGCCAGCGAGCGTCTCTGGAGGCGTCATGGATCAGGCCGCGCCCTGGCTCCTGACCGGCGCCGGCAGCATCGAGCTCCCCATGAGATGGGCATCGACGGCGTGCGCCACGCTCCGCCCTTCGGCGATCGCCCACACGATGAGCGACTGCCCGCGCTGCATGTCGCCGGCGGCGAACACGCCCGGCACGCTGGTCATCCAGCGCTCGTCGGTCCACACGGTGCCGCGCTCGGTCAGTTGCACGCCGAGTTCGGCCAGCATGCCCTGGTGCTCCGGCCCGAGGAACCCCATCGCGAGCAGCACCAGCTCGGCGGGCATCGTGAACTCGCTGCCTGCGATCGGACGGAACTCCGTGCGCCCGCCCTCCTGGATTCGCGCGACCTTCACGGCGTGCAACGCACGCACCTGGCCGGCGTCGCCGGAGAACCGGTCGGTCGACACGGAGAACAGGCGTTCGCCGCCTTCTTCGTGCGCGGCCGAGATCCGGAACACGTTCGGCCATTCCGGCCACGGGTTGTTCGGCGTCCGCTGCTCGGGCGGGCGCGGCAGCAGCTCGAGCTGCGTGACCGACGCGGCTCCCTGGCGGATCGCCGTGCCGTAGCAGTCGGCGCCGGTGTCCCCGCCGCCGATGATCACGACGTGCTTGCCCTTGGCGGTGATGAGCTCCCCGGCCGGGACGTGGTCTCCCTCACACACGCGGTTCTGCTGCGTGAGGTACTCCATGGCGAAGTGGATGCCGCCAAGCTCCCGCCCGGGCACGTTCAGGTTGCGGGGCCAGGCGGCGCCTCCGGCGAGCACCACGGCGTCGAACTGCGACCGCAGCTCGGCCGCCGGGATCGTGACGCCGACGTGCACGCCCGTCTTGAACCGGACCCCCTCCGCCTCGAGCACGGCGAGCCGGCGCTCGAGCACGCGCTTCTCCATCTTGAACTCGGGGATCCCGTAGCGCAGCAGGCCGCCGATCCGGTCATCGCGTTCGAAGACGGTCACGAGATGGCCCGCCCGGTTCAACTGCTGCGCAGCGGCCAGGCCGGCCGGCCCGGATCCGACCACCGCCACGCGCTTGCCGGTGCGCGCCGCCGGCGGCTCTGGCACGATCCAGCCTTCGTCGAACGCCCGGTCCGCGATCGTCTGCTCGATGGTCTTGATGGTCACCGGCTCGTCGTTGATGCTCAGCACGCACGACGCCTCGCAGGGTGCCGGGCACAGGCGGCCGGTCCACTCCGGGAAGTTGTTCGTCGCGTGCAGCCGGTCGATGGCCTCGCGCCACCGGTTCCGATACGTCAGGTCGTTCCAGTCCGGGATGAGGTTCCCGAGCGGACAGCCCTGATGGCAGAACGGGATGCTGCAGTCCATGCAGCGCGCGCCCTGATTGCGGATGTCCTGTTCCCGAACCGGCAGGTAGATCTCCTGCCAATCGTGCACGCGCTCCGCGACGGGTCGCGCCCTCGGCTTCGACCGGTGGATCTCGAGGAACCCGGTGATCTTACCCACGCGCCACCCCGACGAGCTCCTCGAACGACGCCTCGCGGTCCTCCAGCCGTGCGCGCGCCTCGGCCTGGAGCACGCGCTTGTAGTCGCGCGGCATGATCTTGACGAACTTCGCTCTCGACGTCCGCCAGCCGTTCAGGATGCGCTCGGCCCACGTACTGCCCGTGTACCGGATGTGCCGCGTGATGAGATCGCGCACGAGCGCGACGTCCTCGTCGCCCGCGAGCTTCTCCAGATCGACCATGGTGTGGTTGCAGCGCGCCTTGAACGTGCCCGACGGATCGTACACGTAGGCGATGCCGCCGCTCATGCCGGCGGCGAAATTGCGTCCGGTCCGGCCGAGCACGACCACGCGGCCGCCGGTCATGTACTCACAGCCATGATCGCCGACGCCCTCGACGACGGCGACCGCGCCGCTGTTGCGCACGGCGAACCGCTCGCCGGCGAGGCCCCGGACATAGGCTTCCCCACCCGTCGCGCCGTAGAGCGCGACGTTGCCGATGATCACGTTGTCCTCGGGGACGAACGTCGCGGTCTCCGGCGGATAGACGAGCAGCTTGCCGCCCGACAGGCCCTTGCCGAAGTAGTCGTTCGCCTCACCCTCCAACTGCATCGTCATGCCGCGCGGGACGAACGCACCGAAGCTCTGCCCGGCCGACCCAGTGAAGCGGATGTGAATCGTGTCATCGGGCAGGCCGAGGCCGCCGAACCGGCGCGAGACCTCGGCGCCGAGCATCGTGCCGACCGTCCGATTCACGTTGCAGATCGGGAACCGCAGGTCGACGCGCTTGCGAGCGGTCAGCGCTGGCTGACAGGCCTCGATGAGCTGGTTGTCCAGCGCCGCGTCGAGCCCGTGATCCTGCGTCGTGACGCGACGGCGCGCCGCGGTGGGGGCGACGGGCGGTTCGGTCAGCAGCGGCCCCAGATCGAGCCCGCTCGCCTTCCAGTGCGCCACGGCGCGGCGCACGTCCAGCCGCTCCACCCGCCCGATCATCTCGTCCATCGTCCGGAAGCCCAGCGCCGCCATCAGCTCGCGTACTTCCTCGGCGACGAACCGGAAGTAGTTCTCGACGAACTCCGGCTTGCCGGCGTACTTCGCACGCAGCGTCGGATCCTGCGTGGCGATGCCGACCGGGCAGGTGTTCAGATGGCAGACGCGCATCATGATGCAGCCGGTCACGACGAGCGGTGCGGTGGCGAACCCGAATTCCTCGGCGCCGAGCAGCGCCGCGATGACGACGTCGCGGCCGCTCTTCATCTGGCCGTCCACCTGCACGACGATGCGATCGCGCAGCCCGTTCATCAGGAGCACCTGCTGCGTCTCGGCGAGGCCCAGCTCCCAGGGCGCGCCGGCGTGCTTGATGCTCGTCAACGGCGACGCGCCGGTGCCACCGTCGTGCCCGGAGATGAGCACGACGTCGGCGTGCGCCTTGGCCACGCCGGCCGCGACGGTGCCGACGCCGACTTCGGCGACCAGCTTCACGTGGATCCGCGCCTGGTCGTTCGCGTTCTTCAGATCGTAGATGAGCTGCGCGAGGTCCTCGATCGAGTAGATGTCGTGATGCGGCGGCGGCGAGATGAGCCCGACGCCTGGCGTCGAGTGCCGGACCTTCGCGATCCACGGATAGACCTTGAAGCCGGGCAACTGCCCACCCTCGCCGGGCTTGGCCCCCTGCGCCATCTTGATCTGCAGATCCGAGGCGTTCACGAGGTACTCGCTCGTCACGCCGAAGCGCGCCGACGCCACCTGCTTGACCGCGCTGCGGCGCCAGTCGCCGTTCGGATCGCGCTTGAACCGGGCCGGATCCTCGCCGCCCTCCCCGCTGTTCGACTTGCCGCCGAGGCGGTTCATCGCGATCGCGAGCGTCTCGTGCGCCTCGAGGCTGATGGAACCGTACGACATCGCGCCGGTCGCGAACCGCTTCACGATGGACTCGACCGGCTCGACCTCGTCGATCGGCACCGGCGTCTCGGCCGGATTCAGCTCGAACAACCCCCGAAGCGTGCCGAGCTGACGGCTCTGGTCGTTCACGAGCTGCGAGTACTCGCGATAGACGGCGTACTGCCCGGTGCGCGTCGCGTGCTGCAGCTTGAAGACGGTCGCCGGATTGAACAGATGGAACTCCCCGTCCCGGCGCCATTGGTAGTCGCCGCCGGCGTCGAGCTCCGGCGTGCCGGCAGGCTGCGGCTCGTATGCGCGCGCGTGCCGGCGGCGCACCTCCTCCGCGACGACGTCGATGCCGATGCCGCCAATGCGCGACGAGGTCGCGGTGAAGTACCGGTCCACGAGCGCCGTGTCGAGCCCGACGGCTTCGAAGATCTGGGCGCCGCAGTAGCTCTGCAGCACCGAGATCCCCATCTTGGACATCACCTTCAGCACGCCCAGGTTCAGCGCCTTGATGTAGCCGGTCACGGCCTGCGTGTGCGTCAACCCTTCGATCTTCCCCTGCCGGATCAGATCGTCGAGCGTCTCGAACGCGACGTAGGGATTCACGGCGCCGGCGCCGTAACCGAGCAGCAGGGCGACGTGGTGCACCTCGCGCGCGTCGCCCGACTCGGTGACGAGCGCGCACCGCGTCCGCAGGCCCGTCCGCACGAGATGATGGTGCACGCCGGCCGTCGCCAGCAGGCTCGGGATCGGCGCCTGGCGGCCGTTCACGCCGCGGTCGGAGAGAATCACGATGCTCACGCCTTCGCGTACGGCCTCGGCCGCGCGCTCGCACAGCTCCGTCATGGCGCGCTCGAGCCCCGGGCCGTCCTGGCCGGGGTCGAACAACATCGGCAGCGTGATCGATCGGAAGCCGCGCACGCTGATGTGCCGCAGCTTCGCGAGCTGGTCGTTGTCGATGATCGGATAGGTGATCTTGATCTGCCGGCACGACTCCGGCGTCGGATCGAGCAGGTTCCGCTCGGGCCCGATCGTCGACTCCATGGACGTGACCAGCTTCTCGCGAATCGCGTCGAGCGGCGGATTCGTCACCTGCGCGAAGAGCTGCGTGAAGTAGTCGTAGAGCAAGCGCGGCCGCTCCGACAGGACGGCGAGCGCCGCATCGTTGCCCATCGAACCGATCGGCTCCTCGCCGGCCCGCACCATGGGCGCGAGGATGAGCTTCAGAT
This window harbors:
- a CDS encoding glutamate synthase subunit beta, whose protein sequence is MGKITGFLEIHRSKPRARPVAERVHDWQEIYLPVREQDIRNQGARCMDCSIPFCHQGCPLGNLIPDWNDLTYRNRWREAIDRLHATNNFPEWTGRLCPAPCEASCVLSINDEPVTIKTIEQTIADRAFDEGWIVPEPPAARTGKRVAVVGSGPAGLAAAQQLNRAGHLVTVFERDDRIGGLLRYGIPEFKMEKRVLERRLAVLEAEGVRFKTGVHVGVTIPAAELRSQFDAVVLAGGAAWPRNLNVPGRELGGIHFAMEYLTQQNRVCEGDHVPAGELITAKGKHVVIIGGGDTGADCYGTAIRQGAASVTQLELLPRPPEQRTPNNPWPEWPNVFRISAAHEEGGERLFSVSTDRFSGDAGQVRALHAVKVARIQEGGRTEFRPIAGSEFTMPAELVLLAMGFLGPEHQGMLAELGVQLTERGTVWTDERWMTSVPGVFAAGDMQRGQSLIVWAIAEGRSVAHAVDAHLMGSSMLPAPVRSQGAA
- a CDS encoding sigma 54-interacting transcriptional regulator, producing the protein MTPPETLAGGEPADATGDIRQVHGLTEISQALSGTLGLRSALVRVLEILERQQGILRGAVALLSPSGQLQIDAAHGATVDRSGLRYGLHDGVTARVVESGKPVVVPQVSREPMFRDRTSRADLDRRDESFIAVPIQINRKTVGALLVDFPFRRQRDYDHHVRLLKLVATMIALAVRVERLVDAERQRLLEENIHLREELRERYDFSRIVGTSGPMRQVYEQIARVARANTTVLIRGESGTGKELIAHAIHYSSPRAKKPFVKVSCAALPDSLIESELFGYEKGAFTGAQARKKGRFEMADGGTLFLDEIGDVNLSTQVKLLRVLQEREFERLGGTDPVKVNVRLIAATNQDLEKAIAAGTFREDLHYRLNVFTIYVPPLRERKPDILLLVDHFLEKYSIEHGHQIKRISTPAIDMLMSYHWPGNVRELENAIERAVLVCDGNVVHPHHLPPTLQTAEASGTIGDVSLADAVAAYEKTLIQDALKSARGNCSKAAKLLHSTERIISYKVKRLGIDRDRFKG
- the gltB gene encoding glutamate synthase large subunit; the protein is MQYDGLPSPQGLYDPAFERDACGVGFVVHIKGQRSHAIVENALQLLINLLHRGACGCEVNTGDGAGILLQMPDRFLRKACASIGITLPAERGYGAGLVFLPRDDAARARVEAICEQIVAEEGQQWLGWRDVPSDDHLLGPSAVAVEPVFRQIFIGRGPGLPPPGASAGGDLAFERKLYVIRKRVEHAVDALDLADRRMFYVVSLSSRTLIYKGMLIADQIATMFPDLTDEDMESALALVHQRFSTNTFPSWPLAHPYRFVAHNGEINTLRGNINWMKAREALLASDPFGDDLRKILPIIREGGSDTAIFDNVLELLVMAGRSLPHAVLMMIPEPWSGHEGMSPERRAFYEFHASLMEPWDGPASIAFTDGTVIGAVLDRNGLRPSRYTVTKDDLVIMASEAGVLDVAPENVLVKERLHPGRVFLVDTAQGRIVDDEEVKEQLARQHPYGEWLREHLVAIEDLPDAPELPLPEPTTIRRRQQLFGYTEEDLKLILAPMVRAGEEPIGSMGNDAALAVLSERPRLLYDYFTQLFAQVTNPPLDAIREKLVTSMESTIGPERNLLDPTPESCRQIKITYPIIDNDQLAKLRHISVRGFRSITLPMLFDPGQDGPGLERAMTELCERAAEAVREGVSIVILSDRGVNGRQAPIPSLLATAGVHHHLVRTGLRTRCALVTESGDAREVHHVALLLGYGAGAVNPYVAFETLDDLIRQGKIEGLTHTQAVTGYIKALNLGVLKVMSKMGISVLQSYCGAQIFEAVGLDTALVDRYFTATSSRIGGIGIDVVAEEVRRRHARAYEPQPAGTPELDAGGDYQWRRDGEFHLFNPATVFKLQHATRTGQYAVYREYSQLVNDQSRQLGTLRGLFELNPAETPVPIDEVEPVESIVKRFATGAMSYGSISLEAHETLAIAMNRLGGKSNSGEGGEDPARFKRDPNGDWRRSAVKQVASARFGVTSEYLVNASDLQIKMAQGAKPGEGGQLPGFKVYPWIAKVRHSTPGVGLISPPPHHDIYSIEDLAQLIYDLKNANDQARIHVKLVAEVGVGTVAAGVAKAHADVVLISGHDGGTGASPLTSIKHAGAPWELGLAETQQVLLMNGLRDRIVVQVDGQMKSGRDVVIAALLGAEEFGFATAPLVVTGCIMMRVCHLNTCPVGIATQDPTLRAKYAGKPEFVENYFRFVAEEVRELMAALGFRTMDEMIGRVERLDVRRAVAHWKASGLDLGPLLTEPPVAPTAARRRVTTQDHGLDAALDNQLIEACQPALTARKRVDLRFPICNVNRTVGTMLGAEVSRRFGGLGLPDDTIHIRFTGSAGQSFGAFVPRGMTMQLEGEANDYFGKGLSGGKLLVYPPETATFVPEDNVIIGNVALYGATGGEAYVRGLAGERFAVRNSGAVAVVEGVGDHGCEYMTGGRVVVLGRTGRNFAAGMSGGIAYVYDPSGTFKARCNHTMVDLEKLAGDEDVALVRDLITRHIRYTGSTWAERILNGWRTSRAKFVKIMPRDYKRVLQAEARARLEDREASFEELVGVARG